In the genome of Spirochaetia bacterium, one region contains:
- the cas5c gene encoding type I-C CRISPR-associated protein Cas5c yields MGYGVKVEVWGDYALFSRPELKVERFSYEVMTPSAAKGILKAIYWHPGVEWIIDRIVVRKPIKFTTIKRNEVKSKISAKNVISAMDRTDKVLALYTGNDIAQRSSTLLQDVRYVIEAHFELGKDCGKDDTPEKIYNIVSRRIRKGQCYYQPYLGCREFSACFGEPPETYAPLEHQTRQLGLMLYDMDFSDPNDISPCFFNAVLKDGVLDVRDCEVLR; encoded by the coding sequence ATGGGATATGGAGTAAAAGTAGAAGTTTGGGGTGACTATGCTTTGTTTAGTCGGCCCGAACTGAAAGTTGAACGATTTTCCTATGAGGTGATGACTCCTTCAGCAGCAAAGGGAATACTCAAAGCCATTTATTGGCATCCGGGGGTTGAGTGGATCATAGATAGAATAGTTGTCAGAAAGCCTATCAAATTCACAACGATAAAACGAAATGAAGTCAAGAGCAAGATTTCTGCCAAGAACGTCATATCTGCTATGGACAGGACTGACAAGGTACTTGCTCTCTATACGGGAAATGATATAGCCCAAAGGTCCTCGACGTTATTGCAGGATGTCCGTTATGTCATTGAGGCTCATTTTGAATTGGGCAAGGATTGCGGTAAAGACGATACGCCTGAGAAAATCTACAATATCGTCAGCCGTCGGATAAGAAAAGGGCAATGTTATTATCAACCATATTTGGGATGCCGTGAATTCAGTGCTTGTTTCGGAGAACCGCCGGAAACATATGCACCCCTTGAACATCAGACCCGTCAGTTGGGATTGATGCTGTATGATATGGATTTCTCCGATCCGAATGATATTTCTCCTTGTTTTTTCAATGCTGTGCTCAAGGACGGCGTCTTGGATGTCCGGGATTGTGAGGTGCTCAGATGA
- the cas3 gene encoding CRISPR-associated helicase Cas3', translated as MVFAHRRDDGKLEQLGEHLYSVASRCASFADYFGAREWGAYIGRFHDLGKNTAGFQHRLLEDGEKVDHSTAGAQAVCENTGDSLIPAYCIACHHSGLLNGGTKADVAGSSTLSGRMKKECLPLLSSDYSPKPGDQPIHNPSISPLCTSFVSPAFAMVVRMLFSCLVDADFLSTEEFMQPDCNRRSMDDYDFSICSRKLEACYRSFSQGKDELNRLRTGIAEQCRKQGEKGEGGIYSLYVPTGTGKTLASMNFALAHLQATKKRRIIYVIPFTSIIEQNAQVFRNLFGEDVVLEHHCNVDYQTDGDEVSFLQLASENWDMPIVVTTNVQFFDSLFTNKVSKSRKLHNIVDSVIIFDEVQMLPTTYLVPCMYAVAELVKNYSCSVLFCSATQPPFSHFLQKFSIPITQVIGDSTRIFQTLRRVTYNDEGQLTDVQLVSRFVSETQVLCIVNSKKHAKHLFELARKNYPNSKCFYLTTNMCAVHRSMRLDEIRKCLSAGVSCIVISTSLIEAGVDIDFPRVFRELTGVDSIVQSAGRCNREGKRASGKSIVSIFEADEKESGSIPRQIRQQAAITKMILANYGCDFNNPELVSQYYTRLYAARGEENFDAKGIMKLLSSSPSAMPFEKIAEAFSLIDDNGTPVFIPFDATARLIIEDIRSGWYARSELRKLQRYSVNVHHWQLEELQKEHAVMLLGDNLCILEDPSRYSQDTGLEIGNQGNAFFDC; from the coding sequence ATGGTATTTGCGCACAGACGTGATGACGGAAAGCTGGAACAACTAGGTGAACATTTGTATTCTGTTGCATCACGATGTGCTTCCTTTGCTGATTATTTCGGAGCAAGGGAGTGGGGAGCCTATATCGGTAGATTCCATGACCTTGGAAAGAATACCGCAGGTTTTCAGCATCGTTTGCTTGAAGATGGAGAGAAGGTAGATCATTCAACAGCTGGCGCACAAGCTGTCTGTGAAAATACAGGAGATAGTTTGATTCCTGCCTATTGTATTGCCTGTCATCATTCCGGACTTTTGAATGGTGGGACAAAAGCTGATGTCGCCGGATCATCAACCTTGTCTGGAAGGATGAAGAAAGAGTGCCTGCCTTTGCTTTCAAGTGATTACTCTCCAAAACCAGGTGACCAACCGATTCATAATCCTTCTATTTCTCCTTTGTGTACATCCTTTGTTTCTCCGGCGTTTGCAATGGTTGTCCGTATGCTTTTTTCCTGTCTGGTTGATGCTGATTTTCTTTCTACCGAAGAATTCATGCAACCGGATTGTAACCGACGAAGTATGGATGATTATGATTTTTCCATATGTAGCCGAAAGCTCGAAGCTTGTTATCGTTCTTTCTCTCAAGGTAAAGATGAATTGAACCGGCTACGGACTGGCATAGCTGAGCAATGTAGGAAACAGGGAGAAAAAGGAGAAGGCGGTATTTATTCTCTCTATGTCCCTACGGGGACTGGCAAGACATTGGCATCAATGAATTTTGCCCTTGCCCATCTTCAGGCAACAAAAAAAAGACGGATTATCTATGTAATTCCGTTTACGTCAATCATAGAACAGAATGCGCAGGTATTTCGAAATCTGTTCGGTGAAGATGTCGTCTTAGAACATCACTGCAATGTAGATTATCAAACCGATGGTGATGAAGTTTCATTCTTGCAACTGGCTTCTGAAAATTGGGATATGCCGATTGTCGTGACAACTAACGTACAGTTTTTTGATTCATTGTTTACAAATAAAGTTTCCAAATCCAGGAAGCTTCATAATATTGTGGACAGTGTGATTATCTTTGATGAAGTCCAGATGCTTCCGACAACTTATCTTGTTCCTTGTATGTATGCAGTTGCTGAATTAGTCAAGAATTATTCATGCAGTGTCCTTTTCTGCAGTGCAACACAGCCACCCTTTTCACATTTTTTACAAAAATTTTCCATACCGATTACTCAAGTGATCGGAGATAGCACCAGGATATTCCAGACCTTGCGACGCGTAACATATAATGATGAGGGGCAATTGACCGATGTGCAGCTTGTTTCCCGATTTGTTTCAGAAACACAAGTCCTGTGCATCGTTAACTCAAAGAAACATGCAAAGCATCTGTTTGAGCTGGCAAGAAAGAATTATCCAAACAGCAAATGCTTTTATCTTACTACGAATATGTGTGCAGTCCATCGTTCGATGAGACTTGATGAAATCCGTAAGTGCCTTTCAGCTGGAGTTTCTTGCATCGTCATATCGACATCACTGATTGAAGCCGGTGTAGATATTGATTTTCCTCGTGTGTTCAGAGAACTTACAGGAGTCGATAGCATCGTACAATCGGCAGGGAGATGCAACAGGGAGGGAAAACGGGCTTCCGGCAAGAGCATCGTCAGTATTTTCGAAGCTGATGAAAAAGAATCCGGGTCGATACCCAGGCAAATCAGGCAACAGGCTGCCATTACCAAGATGATCTTGGCAAACTATGGATGTGATTTCAACAATCCTGAATTGGTTTCTCAGTATTATACGCGGCTCTATGCTGCCCGTGGGGAAGAAAACTTTGATGCAAAAGGAATCATGAAATTACTGAGCAGTTCACCCAGTGCCATGCCCTTTGAGAAGATTGCAGAAGCCTTTTCCCTTATTGATGACAATGGTACGCCTGTATTCATTCCTTTTGATGCTACTGCCAGACTTATAATTGAAGATATCCGAAGTGGCTGGTATGCACGTTCAGAGTTGCGAAAATTACAGAGATACAGTGTAAATGTCCATCATTGGCAACTTGAAGAACTTCAGAAAGAGCATGCGGTCATGTTGCTGGGCGATAACCTTTGTATCCTTGAAGATCCCTCAAGATATTCACAGGATACGGGACTTGAAATAGGAAATCAAGGAAATGCATTTTTTGATTGTTAG
- a CDS encoding ABC transporter ATP-binding protein — protein sequence MSVRLEHITKVFTDQDDHTKKFTAVSDVNIEIREGEMVTFLGPSGCGKTTTLRMISGFERPTEGNVYIDGELVNDIPANKRNTSMVFQSYAIFPHMSVRDNIGFGLELKHHKKSEIAKEVDEIMHTMGLTDLGNRQPNQLSGGQQQRVALARAIVNKPHVLLFDEPLSNLDAKLREQMRTEIRRIQKKFGITSIYVTHDQIEAMTVSDRIMIMDKGIMQQIGTPIEVYSKPANHFVANFIGRANFLQSHVFEKQGDGVVLELSGKHLFFPSALEGLKEGDAAEVVIRPEGLELNATKESLFQGTVTSAVYLGATMEYEIKLDDLDIMIFAVSNNPIKEGFFKEGDRIHIGFDPVSAYVIRP from the coding sequence ATGAGTGTACGACTTGAACATATAACAAAGGTATTTACCGACCAAGATGACCATACAAAGAAATTCACTGCGGTGAGCGATGTCAATATTGAGATAAGGGAAGGAGAAATGGTGACATTCCTTGGTCCGTCCGGTTGTGGAAAAACTACGACACTGAGAATGATCAGTGGTTTTGAACGACCGACGGAAGGCAATGTCTATATTGATGGAGAACTTGTCAATGATATTCCTGCAAACAAGAGGAATACTTCCATGGTATTCCAGTCCTATGCTATTTTTCCTCATATGAGCGTAAGGGACAATATTGGATTCGGACTTGAATTGAAGCATCACAAGAAGAGTGAAATCGCGAAAGAGGTTGACGAAATCATGCATACCATGGGCCTCACTGACCTAGGTAATCGTCAGCCTAACCAGTTGTCAGGAGGTCAGCAGCAACGCGTTGCCCTGGCCAGGGCAATTGTGAACAAACCCCATGTGCTTTTGTTTGATGAACCGTTGTCAAATCTGGATGCCAAGCTAAGGGAACAGATGCGGACTGAGATTCGGCGAATCCAGAAGAAATTTGGTATTACGAGCATCTATGTCACACATGATCAAATTGAGGCAATGACGGTCAGTGACCGTATTATGATCATGGACAAGGGTATCATGCAGCAGATAGGTACACCTATTGAAGTATATTCAAAGCCGGCAAACCATTTTGTTGCAAATTTCATAGGACGGGCAAATTTCCTTCAGTCACATGTCTTTGAGAAACAAGGAGATGGTGTCGTGCTGGAATTGTCTGGGAAACATCTCTTTTTCCCATCTGCCTTGGAAGGGTTGAAAGAAGGGGATGCTGCCGAAGTGGTTATTCGTCCTGAAGGCCTTGAACTGAATGCAACCAAGGAATCTTTGTTCCAAGGTACGGTAACCAGTGCTGTTTACCTTGGTGCAACGATGGAATATGAAATCAAATTGGACGATTTGGACATTATGATTTTTGCAGTATCAAACAATCCCATAAAAGAAGGTTTCTTCAAGGAAGGAGATAGGATCCATATCGGATTCGATCCTGTAAGTGCCTATGTGATCAGGCCCTGA